A genome region from Mercenaria mercenaria strain notata chromosome 11, MADL_Memer_1, whole genome shotgun sequence includes the following:
- the LOC123532705 gene encoding uncharacterized protein LOC123532705 isoform X2 has translation MYLTVIVSFSLLSFVPIDVEGYFQLCDFNKTIFASEESTATFLANFTYKEYFISFHKPDRQYRNIFVVFGHRDGHIAEDNLYWKDSSWKNRTHISSQLNTNNHIDIRIDVSNISMADNGTYELNFGENVCFVLFVMHGPSKPLTLVPGQTQYYLVSGDLMPDITCTSDCKPPCSTSWGKYSRGGTLSLGIVTPFNTGEYTCTATRTGVKTVERTVNIYVADNPSFTIAIACLATVQALTTLGLGLWAFHIYRRNKQSPCQMCFNTIARKSPSTNTDDGSNLEAVNNHGQEHYEDLDPDIRRTNKVYDNPAATRLEVYENTTLSSSPTLGVQQTHI, from the exons ATGTATTTAACAGTTATTGTTTCGTTTTCGCTACTGAGTTTTGTTCCCATAGATGTGGAAGGATACTTCCAAT TGTGTGACTTTAATAAGACTATTTTTGCATCAGAGGAATCAACCGCAACGTTTCTAGCTAATTTTACATATAAAGAATACTTTATTTCTTTCCACAAACCTGACAGACAATACAGgaatatatttgttgtttttggtCATCGTGACGGTCATATAGCTGAGGACAACTTATACTGGAAAGATAGTTCATGGAAAAACAGAACTCATATTAGCAGTCAACTAAACACGAACAACCACATCGATATTAGAATAGATGTAAGCAATATCAGTATGGCGGATAATGGAACATACGAATTAAATTTTggtgaaaatgtttgtttcgtCCTGTTTGTAATGC ATGGACCAAGCAAACCTCTCACCTTAGTACCAGGACAGACACAATATTATCTCGTGAGTGGAGATCTTATGCCGGACATAACTTGTACAAGCGACTGTAAACCGCCGTGTTCTACTTCATGGGGGAAATATAGCAGAGGCGGAACACTTAGCCTAGGGATCGTCACACCTTTTAATACAGGGGAGTACACGTGCACTGCTACAAGGACTGGTGTTAAGACCGTGGAACGGACAGTCAATATTTATGTCGCTG ATAACCCATCATTTACAATAGCCATTGCATGCCTAGCAACAGTCCAAGCATTGACAACGTTAGGACTCGGTCTGTGGGCGTTCCATATCTATAGAAGAAACAAACAATCGCCATGCCAAATGT GTTTTAATACCATTGCAAGAAAGTCGCCAAGCACAAATACAGATGACGGTTCAAACTTGGAAGC GGTAAATAATCATGGACAGGAGCATTACGAAGATTTAGATCCTGACATCAGACGCACAAATAAAGTTTATG ACAATCCTGCCGCGACTCGTTTAGAGGTATACGAGAACACCACATTATCATCTAGTCCTACTCTAGGAGTACAACAGACACACATCTAG
- the LOC123532705 gene encoding uncharacterized protein LOC123532705 isoform X1, translated as MYLTVIVSFSLLSFVPIDVEGYFQLCDFNKTIFASEESTATFLANFTYKEYFISFHKPDRQYRNIFVVFGHRDGHIAEDNLYWKDSSWKNRTHISSQLNTNNHIDIRIDVSNISMADNGTYELNFGENVCFVLFVMQIRLEPSGTGAIEENTPVFVYAHPHASVITRPFANATMVWLFDGLSANQTASFIQQDGLIWIPHITRGLDGRNVTYRAVQDNGNVNEVNFILDVTYGPSKPLTLVPGQTQYYLVSGDLMPDITCTSDCKPPCSTSWGKYSRGGTLSLGIVTPFNTGEYTCTATRTGVKTVERTVNIYVADNPSFTIAIACLATVQALTTLGLGLWAFHIYRRNKQSPCQMCFNTIARKSPSTNTDDGSNLEAVNNHGQEHYEDLDPDIRRTNKVYDNPAATRLEVYENTTLSSSPTLGVQQTHI; from the exons ATGTATTTAACAGTTATTGTTTCGTTTTCGCTACTGAGTTTTGTTCCCATAGATGTGGAAGGATACTTCCAAT TGTGTGACTTTAATAAGACTATTTTTGCATCAGAGGAATCAACCGCAACGTTTCTAGCTAATTTTACATATAAAGAATACTTTATTTCTTTCCACAAACCTGACAGACAATACAGgaatatatttgttgtttttggtCATCGTGACGGTCATATAGCTGAGGACAACTTATACTGGAAAGATAGTTCATGGAAAAACAGAACTCATATTAGCAGTCAACTAAACACGAACAACCACATCGATATTAGAATAGATGTAAGCAATATCAGTATGGCGGATAATGGAACATACGAATTAAATTTTggtgaaaatgtttgtttcgtCCTGTTTGTAATGC AAATACGGCTGGAACCAAGTGGAACTGGAGCCATAGAGGAAAATACGCCAGTATTTGTGTATGCTCATCCACATGCGTCAGTTATTACACGTCCGTTTGCAAATGCAACAATGGTTTGGTTATTCGATGGGCTATCTGCCAATCAAACGGCAAGTTTTATCCAACAAGATGGTTTGATTTGGATACCACATATCACGAGAGGTCTAGACGGGAGGAATGTAACGTACCGAGCCGTACAGGATAACGGAAATGTCAACGAAGTCAATTTTATTCTGGATGTCACGT ATGGACCAAGCAAACCTCTCACCTTAGTACCAGGACAGACACAATATTATCTCGTGAGTGGAGATCTTATGCCGGACATAACTTGTACAAGCGACTGTAAACCGCCGTGTTCTACTTCATGGGGGAAATATAGCAGAGGCGGAACACTTAGCCTAGGGATCGTCACACCTTTTAATACAGGGGAGTACACGTGCACTGCTACAAGGACTGGTGTTAAGACCGTGGAACGGACAGTCAATATTTATGTCGCTG ATAACCCATCATTTACAATAGCCATTGCATGCCTAGCAACAGTCCAAGCATTGACAACGTTAGGACTCGGTCTGTGGGCGTTCCATATCTATAGAAGAAACAAACAATCGCCATGCCAAATGT GTTTTAATACCATTGCAAGAAAGTCGCCAAGCACAAATACAGATGACGGTTCAAACTTGGAAGC GGTAAATAATCATGGACAGGAGCATTACGAAGATTTAGATCCTGACATCAGACGCACAAATAAAGTTTATG ACAATCCTGCCGCGACTCGTTTAGAGGTATACGAGAACACCACATTATCATCTAGTCCTACTCTAGGAGTACAACAGACACACATCTAG